TGATATCTGCCCATTCCACTAACTATTTCATGTCATTGCAGTGGTTCCACAGGCTGAACACAGAAACGTGAAGGTGGGCGACAACGTGACTCTCAGCTGTGCCCTGACAGAACCCAAGGAGGTTCTGCAAGTGACATGGCAAAAGGACTCTGAAAAATCACACAATAATATAGCTACATACAGTACCATAAAAGGATTAAAGATTCACGAGCCCTATCAAGACCGAATGAATTTCACGAGTCTGGTACTCAATGAGACAAGCATCACTTTTTGGGACACTAGAATGGATGATTCAGGGTGTTACACGTGTCTCTTCAATGCTTTCCCTTTCGGCTCCTTCTCGGGACGTACCTGCCTGAGTGTCTTTGGTGAGGTTCACTGCAGGGCTATGTCTCTAGCGGAAAAAGAGGTGTTTTCTCACCCACAGCATTTCTATGAGTGGTCTCAAGAAATGCAGTAGTGAGAGCATCCCTTGTTGGAACGTGGTGTAGAAACAGAGCGTTACTGCTGTGAGCAAGACTCTGTGGGGTCATATTCAAGCCTGTTGTGACTTTGGCTCTGGGCTGTCCTTGTTTGTTATTCTGTGAGTAGCAGCTAAAAAGCAAGGGGTGGGTTCTGTGTTTGTACGCCTCCGAGCAGTCCCAGCTGGAACTTGGGCAAACCAGCATTGCCTGTTGCAGTTTCCTCGTGGTGCCAGGTACAACCCCAGTGCTGTGAGCTGCTGTGCCAAACCCTACCATTGATAGGGAATTAGCAGATAGGAGAACAGCACGGACCAAGAAATGGTTTTACtttaacagattattttaaaacctgGGATTTCAGGTTGAGTGAAACCTTTGGGGTATAACTTCAATATAAGGGAAGGAGTATTGAATCATGGGGGGGGAACCTGACCCGATGAACTCTTCTTGCATTCCTGTGCCATGGGGCTCAGTGCGAATCCAGTAAGCTTTGCTCTGATTGGTAAAGGTTGAACTGCTATTACTGCTTATGACCAGGTGCTCATTGTGGTGATGGATTGTCTCATTTGTGTGTTGGAAGGTCTCAATGCATCTGTCCATTACAACATTTCCGAAGGTCATTTGATAGCCATCTGTAATGCTGTTGGCCTCCCAGAGCCCACCATCACCTGGAACAACTTGTTCAATTCTACTCCTACACAGGACATGGTCAGGCACACCAATGGGATGGTGTCCATCACCAGTAAACTGGAGATCTACAACACTCAGAGCATCAGTGCACAGGACTTGACCTGCAGAGTAAGCAACACGAATGAAACAATGGAATTGCCTGTGAAAGTGAAAGGAGGTAGGTGAACAATACAAGCTCCTTGGTAGCGTTCTCTTGGCCTCCATGTTTTGCAATAGCATGTTGGGATAGGAATCtgctgggaagaggagggagtgAAATGTGTATGTGCCAGGTAAGAAGAAAGGGAATCCTACTTTGCGTTCATTGTCATCTTTGAGACGACAACATACTGGGGTCCTCTCCgagagggaaaaaagctaaaCTAGTCAGCTAGGGAGCTATGGGTTTTAGAGGCACCATGTGTTTTGCAGCAAGTCGAACTTCAGTTTTCACGCAGGCCTTCATAGTTTCTTTGACAGTCCaaagatagatatatatatctgTCACCTGATATCTATCTAGATGAAGTAAAAACTCTGTGGGTCACTTAATGAACACTGAAGTAGAAATTTCAAAATTAGTAACAAACTGTCTCTTACCAAACATTTCAGTTAAACTTACTACATGTTTTGGTACAGATAACCTGTGTATTATGTTTTAGTTTCTCTGACTTTTTTGCTAAGATACATGTGCATTGCAGTAATGGTCAGGGAGGAATACTGTTTTCAGGCAGACAGGAAGGTGATCGGTTGAAGATACTTACATTGGTTTTATGGGGAAATCTTAAATACATCAGTGTAACATCTGAATACCTTGTAGTgctgatttatttcttcttccaacaTTCTGTTCTTCTGGAAAGACTTTTGCCCCAGTTCTATAGATGagaaatagaaacattaaaagctgAAGCACCATTC
The genomic region above belongs to Mycteria americana isolate JAX WOST 10 ecotype Jacksonville Zoo and Gardens chromosome 1, USCA_MyAme_1.0, whole genome shotgun sequence and contains:
- the LOC142416100 gene encoding OX-2 membrane glycoprotein-like, coding for MTFRALVLCLACAGLGKANVVPQAEHRNVKVGDNVTLSCALTEPKEVLQVTWQKDSEKSHNNIATYSTIKGLKIHEPYQDRMNFTSLVLNETSITFWDTRMDDSGCYTCLFNAFPFGSFSGRTCLSVFGLNASVHYNISEGHLIAICNAVGLPEPTITWNNLFNSTPTQDMVRHTNGMVSITSKLEIYNTQSISAQDLTCRVSNTNETMELPVKVKGEEGSSLLWLMITVGILIIIIVLILIMLCWRKRICRRD